From the Chitinophaga lutea genome, the window TCCCACCACGCCCGATCCTAACTGGGTGGCGGTAGACCTGGCGCCGGTGAAAAAACTTAAAAAACCGGTGACCCTCGCACAGATCAAAACAGAAAAAAGCCTGGCCACGATGGATCTCATCCGCCTCGGCCGCCTCTCCGTGGGCGCGGTAAAACCCGAGGAGTTCGAGAAGATCATGGAAATGGCCGGCATGTAACCCAATCAACGCGATTCGTATGAAACCTAAAATGATTGTGCTGACCGGCGCCGGCATCAGCGCTGAAAGCGGATTACGCACGTTCCGCGACAGCGACGGCCTCTGGGAAGGATATGATATTTACGAAGTGGCATCGCCCACCGGCTGGGAGAAAAACCCCTCACTCGTACAGGATTTCTACAACATGCGCCGCAAAGATGTGATGGCCGCGCAACCCAATGCGGCACACACCGGTCTTGCCCAACTCGAGGCCGACTACGACGTACGCATCATCACCCAGAATATCGACGACCTCCATGAGCGCGGCGGTTCTTCCAAAGTGCTGCACCTGCACGGAGAAATCCTTAAAATGCGGAGCGAGCTCGACGAAAGAACGCTCTACCCGGTGAACGGCGATATCCGTATGGGCGACCTTGCACCCGACGGCGGGCAGTTCCGGCCGCATGTGGTATGGTTCGGCGAAGCGGTGACCATGATCGAGCCTGCCATCCTCGAAATTGTGCAGGCGGATGTGTTCGTGCTGATCGGCACCTCGCTCAACGTGTATCCCGCAGCCGGTCTGGTGGATTACCTGCGGCCCGAAGTGCCCAAATACATCATCGACAAAAAGATCCCGCCTGTAAAAGGCAATGGCTTCCATTTGATTGAAAAGCCGGCTACGGAAGGGGTGGCGGAGTTGGTGAGGTTACTGAAGGAGGACCTTCAGCCGTGAAATTGCTGTTGCTAATATTTTTGAAGGCCCGCTGTTGCGGGCTTTTTTGTGCGGTGATATCCTGTAAATGTTGGCCTTTGTGGGAGCCGGTGTTTTGGCGGGAGGTACTCTGACCGTATATCCATACAAAATCCATACAAAGCAACCCATTGTGGAATCTGGTGTTTTACGTCACATATCCTGAGGGCAGTATCCCATAAAAAAGCCGCCCTTTGCAGGCGGCCCCGTTCTTTCTACATGTTTCAATGCCATTACGATTGAAACAGGTCACAACAAATGGAGTTTGTCACAGGAAAAATATCGTGCTACTCGAAACTTTCTTCAAAACGGATATCAAATTCCTCCAGCTCCCGCAGCACCGGGTTGTACACTTCCGGCATTACCGGGATGTGCAGGCCCGTCAGTTGCAGATTCCCTGAGAGCAGGAGTTTGGCCATGATGCCCAGCGGCAGGCCCACTGTTTTGGCCATGGCGGTGCGGAGGTTATCTTCGCCCTGCACGATCATGTAGCTGTGCAGTCTGGTAGCCATATTGCGCCGCTCGAACTCGATCTCATGCAACATTACGATCATGTCTTTGTCCGCCGGCTCCATTTTCAGCCGGTCTTCCAGCACATGCTGCAGTATAACCGCATTGGATTGTTCCCCTAAGTTAATCAATTCCCCATTGAGAATACCCAGATATTTCAGCTGTCGCACCAGCTTGCTCTTGCTGCTGACGCCCAGGAAATGGGCCACGTTCTCTTCGTTGGTCAGCTGTTTGTCTACCTTGATATTCTGGGAGGCCCACTTGAAATAAGTGACGTTGTCGGTGGGGTGTTTTTTACTGTCGTCCGTGAGACCCAGCTTCACCAGCGCGTTCCAGCCTTCGCAGAAATCGGGGTACCGCAGGGTGGCCCGCATGAAGGTGGGGATGTTGCCCAGGTTGTACACGTCTACGTAATTCAGGGAATCGCGGTTCGGATAGAAGGCCAGCTTACCAAGGCCGGGCACCTGTACGGTTTTCGACTGGTCGAACAGCTGCTGGTATTCTACCTCTTTGACTTTGCCCTTTTCTTTGTAAATGGCGCCGGAAGTGCCGGCCAGTACAATGTTGCGGGCATTCCAGGAAATCTTGTACTGCCAGGGGTTATCGTTGCTTTCCGGGGAAATGAGGCCCCCGCAGTAAGATTTGAAGGCGTATATCTGCCCACCTTTTTTTTCGATGGAATGAATGAGTTTCATGG encodes:
- a CDS encoding SIR2 family NAD-dependent protein deacylase, translated to MKPKMIVLTGAGISAESGLRTFRDSDGLWEGYDIYEVASPTGWEKNPSLVQDFYNMRRKDVMAAQPNAAHTGLAQLEADYDVRIITQNIDDLHERGGSSKVLHLHGEILKMRSELDERTLYPVNGDIRMGDLAPDGGQFRPHVVWFGEAVTMIEPAILEIVQADVFVLIGTSLNVYPAAGLVDYLRPEVPKYIIDKKIPPVKGNGFHLIEKPATEGVAELVRLLKEDLQP
- a CDS encoding saccharopine dehydrogenase C-terminal domain-containing protein is translated as MKNILLFGAGKSATFLIDYLLTNAPRQKWHITVADNDLMLIKSKIGKSYYATAAAIDVKEQAVRQQLIQETDLVISLLPPALHIIIAKDCLHFSKNLLTASYIDPEIRKLQKDIQKAGLLFMYEMGLDPGIDHMSAMKLIHSIEKKGGQIYAFKSYCGGLISPESNDNPWQYKISWNARNIVLAGTSGAIYKEKGKVKEVEYQQLFDQSKTVQVPGLGKLAFYPNRDSLNYVDVYNLGNIPTFMRATLRYPDFCEGWNALVKLGLTDDSKKHPTDNVTYFKWASQNIKVDKQLTNEENVAHFLGVSSKSKLVRQLKYLGILNGELINLGEQSNAVILQHVLEDRLKMEPADKDMIVMLHEIEFERRNMATRLHSYMIVQGEDNLRTAMAKTVGLPLGIMAKLLLSGNLQLTGLHIPVMPEVYNPVLRELEEFDIRFEESFE